GATACGCTCGCACCCGGTCGCCGCGTTGTGCTGGTGGGTCATTCCTGTGGCGGCCTGCTGGCCACGGAGTTTGCACGCCGCCATCCGGAGCGCCTGCAGGGCCTGGTGCTGGTGGACCCGGCCACGATGGGGCAGCGCCATGCGTTCAAGCAGGCCGACAGTGCACGCGTGCAGGCAGACGATGCCCAGCTGCGGGCAATGCTGCCGCCGACCATGGCCGCCGACTACGCCGTGTTGACCGAACAGCTGGATGCACCCGGTGCGGAGACCCCGCGCACGATGCCGGATGTGCCGGTTGCGCTGCTGACTGCAACCCAGCTGGCTGCCGAACCTCTGTTCTTCGAAGAAACCGCAGCGGGCAAGGCACTCTGGAAGATGCAGCACTCCCTGCTCTTCTCGGGCTTCACGCGCGGCACGCATCGCTACCTGGCGACCGGGCACACCCTCCAGCGCGAGGATCCTGCTGCGGTGGTGGCCGCCATCAGAGCTGTTGTGGACCAGCCCTAGCGCCCTGCGACAACGCACTTCATGACCGCGACCGCTCTGGCCGGCGGCGCCTGCGCCCCCGACGTCGCACCTGCCTCCGCGGCCGCCCGGCATGCATGCCCTCCCGCAGTGCGATATGCCCGAACATCAGCGCCGCAGCAACGAGCCCCATCGCCACCAGTATTTCGAATCCCCGATCACCAAAGAGCAGGCGGATCGATATCTCCAGTGAGCACAGCCTGCCGCAGCGCAGGCCCTGCTCGTTGAAGCCATAGATGAGCACCAGTACACCCATCAGCCCGCACAACGCCATCAGGGCCAGGCTTGCGATGAAGATGAAAGGTCGATGGATACGCATGCGCTCGTCGTGGTCTTCTACGGTGATGTCCAGCGCGACGTTGCGAGCACGCGATCGGAAGCATCCAGCTCCGCCGACCAGGCTTCAGTATCCAGGCCCAGCCGGTTCTCATACCACCATCGCTGCACACAGCGGCCACTGCATCCGCTGCTGGCATATCGGGTAAAGAGAACACCGGCGTGCTCCACCACGTCAGGCGGCCCCAGCGCCCGGAGTACCTCGGCCCTGTTCGCCCTGACCGGGACCGAAGCAAGCGCATGGGAATGCCACGCTGAGATCGCCGAGCAACCGGCAACGTACGCCACGAATAGGCCGGCAAGCCCCCACATCAGTGCCCTCATTGACAGATCCCCTCCTGCGCCGCGCGCCCGCGCATCATCCGCGCAGACCTTCTTCAACGTCAAACCTCGACAAGCGGGCCTGTTGCAGCGCCCGGCATCCGTGCTAGCGTGCGCCGTCAAACTCTCCATGGGGTGCAGGATGCGCAATGGAATGGAACGGAATCTGGTGATCGCCTGCATGGCCCTCGCTGTTGCCCCAGCGGCCGCAACAGCGACCGCAATGCCGGGCGATCGTGGGCAGGATTTCGTGCAGACGCAGGCGATCGCAGTGCGCTGCCAGAAGACTCTACCCGGCCTGAAACTGCAGTTGCAGGAGGGCCGTCAGCACTGGCTGTCGACACTCGACGCCGCACAACTGCAGGCCGCCGAGGCCTATGCCAGCAGCAAGGAAGGCAAGACTCTGGGAAAGAGTGTGGAGCGGGATGCCTCCCGCGCCTTCGGTCGCAATCCCCTGTCCGCCGCAGCGACCTGCGTTGGCCTGCTCGCCGAGTACGGCCCGGCCCACCCGCTGCCTGCCGGCACAGCAATGCCGGCCGACCGGGTGCAGCACTACATGCTGCACTTCGCGCCGATGGTGCTGGCCCGGCTGCAGTGCGCGCGCCTGGAGGGCATCGACGTGGCAGCCCAGCCCGATGGCTCGGAAACCTGGCAGTACCGGGCCTGTGGCCGGACCGAATCCGTTCGCATGGCCCCGCTCGGGCAGAGCTGGTCGATGAGCGATGCGGACCGCAATCGCCTGTTCGACGCGCTGACCCGATAGGTCGGACGGCATTCCACGGGGCCGCAAGGACGATGTTTCCACCCACCATCTGGACCAGGATGCGATCCATCCTTCCATTGACCGTCTGCACGGCGCTCAGCGCCTGCGGCCTGGTGATGGACAGTTCGTTCGACACCCAGCAGCAGGCCATCGACGCCGACATGGTGAACAAGGGATGGATTCCCGGCTGGGTGCCCCACGAGGCGACCGACCTGCGCGAGGTGCACGACCTGGACTCAAACACCAGCGCGCTGGCCTTCACCAAGCCCCCTGCGATACCACTGCAGCTGCCTGCGGATTGCCAGGCAACCACATTCAACAACAGCGATCCTGTTGCGTTCGATCGATACTGGTGGCCTGGCAACGCGACGCTCAGCGCGTCGTACCGCGTCTTTCACTGCGCGCCCGAATCCGGAAAATCGGTTTTCGTGGCGGTGAGCAGAAACGAAGACCGCGTACTTTTCTGGCGGACATACGCGCGCTGATGCGCTTGCGCAGCCATTCTTCCCACCAGGATTCATCGATGTCCATCACGCATGCACGTTTCGCCACCGTTGCCCTCTGCCTTTGCGCCTGCCTGCCGGCCTACGCCACGCAGAACGCCCCCGCCGACGTCAAGGCCATCGAACAGGTGGTCGAATCGTTCCGCACCTCGCTGATCAACAAGGACAAGCCGACTTACATGGGCCTGTTCTTCTCGGACAAGGCGGAAGACATTGGCTGGCAGTACGTCTCCGAGGATGTGCGCCTGCAGGACATCCGCAAGGCCAAGCCCGATGCGATCAAGGCGCGGCGGATTCCCGCCAACAACTTCATCGCACTGATCGACGGGGCGGTGGCCTCGCCGAAACCGAAGGAGGAGACATTCTCCAACACGAAGATCGAGACGGATGGCGATGTGGCCTCGGTATCGTTTGACTACAGCTTCCACGACGATGGAGTGAAGACCAACTGGGGCAAGGAAATGTGGCAGCTGATCCGCACCGAACAGGGCTGGAAGATCTTCTCGGTGATCTATTCGATCCGCGATTCACGCAGCCCGGCCGAATGAGTGATCTGTCAGACTGGTACCCACCGTCCGTCCATGCCAGCCAGACCCCGATGACCCGGATTGCCGACCTCAACGCCGACCAGCTCGCCCACCACGCGCTCAACATC
The sequence above is a segment of the Stenotrophomonas maltophilia genome. Coding sequences within it:
- a CDS encoding alpha/beta fold hydrolase — translated: MKSSRVTLRVLAAMMVAAGTAHAGEIQVDRGAYALQAEETGVGPITVVFESGFGQGAGAWKEVVAGLGRDYHSITYARAGLGKSGSDGHPKRIDGHLADLTAVIDTLAPGRRVVLVGHSCGGLLATEFARRHPERLQGLVLVDPATMGQRHAFKQADSARVQADDAQLRAMLPPTMAADYAVLTEQLDAPGAETPRTMPDVPVALLTATQLAAEPLFFEETAAGKALWKMQHSLLFSGFTRGTHRYLATGHTLQREDPAAVVAAIRAVVDQP
- a CDS encoding nuclear transport factor 2 family protein, which codes for MSITHARFATVALCLCACLPAYATQNAPADVKAIEQVVESFRTSLINKDKPTYMGLFFSDKAEDIGWQYVSEDVRLQDIRKAKPDAIKARRIPANNFIALIDGAVASPKPKEETFSNTKIETDGDVASVSFDYSFHDDGVKTNWGKEMWQLIRTEQGWKIFSVIYSIRDSRSPAE